Proteins encoded by one window of Kineosporia sp. NBRC 101731:
- a CDS encoding L-threonylcarbamoyladenylate synthase, with protein MSVRYDCALEVQRSRGIAKAADVVAEGDLVVLPTDTVYGIGCDAFDAEAVSALLAAKGRGRAMPPPVLVPHVRTLDGIAAGITPDIRALAEAFWPGALTIITRAQPTLRWDLGETNGTVALRMPLHPVALELLERTGPMAVSSANLTGHDAALTAQQAQEMLGDSVAVYLDGGEAELGVASTIVDCTSGTPRVVRQGAVALEDLRSVVPSTLGLGETPDEEVEQTQ; from the coding sequence GTGAGTGTGCGTTACGACTGCGCCCTGGAAGTTCAGCGTTCGCGCGGGATCGCCAAAGCCGCCGACGTCGTCGCGGAAGGTGATCTCGTCGTCCTGCCGACCGACACCGTGTACGGCATCGGCTGCGACGCCTTCGACGCCGAGGCGGTGTCAGCCCTGCTCGCCGCCAAGGGGCGGGGGCGGGCCATGCCCCCGCCCGTGCTCGTGCCGCACGTGCGCACGCTGGACGGCATCGCCGCGGGCATCACCCCCGACATCCGGGCGCTGGCCGAGGCGTTCTGGCCCGGCGCCCTGACGATCATCACCCGCGCGCAGCCCACGCTGCGCTGGGACCTGGGCGAGACCAACGGCACCGTGGCGCTGCGCATGCCGCTGCACCCGGTGGCGCTGGAACTGCTCGAGCGCACCGGGCCGATGGCGGTGTCCAGTGCCAACCTCACCGGTCACGACGCCGCACTGACCGCGCAGCAGGCGCAGGAGATGCTCGGTGACTCGGTGGCGGTCTATCTCGACGGGGGCGAGGCCGAGCTCGGTGTCGCCTCGACCATCGTCGACTGCACCTCGGGCACCCCCCGGGTGGTCCGGCAGGGCGCGGTGGCGTTGGAAGACCTGCGCTCGGTCGTGCCCTCCACGCTCGGTCTCGGCGAGACCCCCGACGAAGAGGTGGAACAGACGCAGTGA
- the prfA gene encoding peptide chain release factor 1, which yields MTQLTPDESAQAAVGPLLDEYEELERQLADPSIHADAGAARKLGRRYAELGAVHAGYVVWRSALDDLEAARELAAEDSSFAEELPALDATLVEARERLHRLLIPRDPDDSRDVILEIKAGEGGEESALFAGDLLRMYLRFAERNGWRTEVLDSTESDLGGYKDISVAVKTRGNPAPGEGVFSKLKYEGGVHRVQRVPVTESQGRIHTSAAGVLALPEPDETVEIEIDHNDLRIDVFRSSGPGGQSVNTTDSAVRITHLPTGVVVSCQNEKSQLQNKEQALRILRARLHALQAEAAQAEASQARRSQVRTVDRSERIRTYNYPENRIADHRTGYKAYNLDQVLDGDLGPVIQSCLDADESAQLAALQTFGG from the coding sequence ATGACCCAGCTCACCCCCGACGAGTCCGCCCAGGCTGCGGTCGGGCCGCTGCTCGACGAGTACGAGGAGCTGGAGCGTCAGCTCGCCGACCCGTCGATCCACGCCGATGCCGGCGCCGCCCGCAAGCTCGGGCGCCGTTACGCGGAGCTGGGGGCTGTGCACGCCGGGTACGTGGTCTGGCGCAGTGCACTCGATGACCTGGAGGCCGCCCGTGAGCTGGCCGCCGAAGACTCCTCGTTCGCCGAGGAGCTGCCCGCCCTGGACGCCACGCTGGTCGAGGCCCGCGAGCGGCTGCACCGGCTGCTGATCCCGCGCGACCCGGACGACTCGCGCGACGTGATCCTGGAGATCAAGGCGGGGGAGGGCGGCGAGGAGTCGGCCCTGTTCGCCGGTGACCTGCTGCGCATGTACCTGCGGTTCGCCGAGCGCAACGGCTGGCGCACCGAGGTTCTCGACTCCACCGAGAGCGACCTGGGCGGCTACAAGGACATCTCGGTCGCGGTGAAGACCCGCGGCAACCCCGCCCCCGGCGAGGGCGTGTTCTCGAAACTGAAGTACGAGGGTGGCGTGCACCGTGTGCAGCGGGTGCCCGTGACCGAGTCACAGGGGCGCATCCACACCTCGGCCGCCGGCGTGCTCGCCCTGCCCGAGCCGGACGAGACCGTCGAGATCGAGATCGACCACAACGACCTGCGGATCGACGTGTTCCGCTCCTCCGGCCCCGGTGGCCAGAGCGTCAACACCACCGACTCCGCCGTGCGCATCACCCACCTGCCCACCGGCGTCGTGGTCTCCTGCCAGAACGAGAAGTCGCAGCTGCAGAACAAGGAACAGGCCCTGCGCATCCTGCGGGCCCGGCTGCACGCCCTCCAGGCCGAGGCCGCCCAGGCCGAGGCGTCCCAGGCCCGGCGCTCGCAGGTGCGCACCGTGGACCGTTCCGAGCGGATCCGCACCTACAACTACCCGGAGAACCGGATCGCCGACCACCGAACCGGTTACAAGGCCTACAATCTCGACCAGGTGCTCGACGGCGACCTGGGTCCGGTGATCCAGTCGTGCCTGGATGCCGACGAAAGTGCCCAGCTGGCCGCCCTCCAGACCTTCGGCGGCTGA
- a CDS encoding MraY family glycosyltransferase, with translation MRGYLFVLLIAATVTYLTTPAVRRLSRRMGAVTAPRERDVHTVPIPRLGGAAIYAGIAIAMLTASQVKFFEGVFDGRTAYVALLSAGAVCLLGVFDDLWELDAVTKAAGQMLAAGIMAWQGIQLVSLPIFGTFIPSRMLLIFVTVVAIMVTINAVNFVDGLDGLAAGMVAIAGSAFFVYSYLLARDSSPNDYASLASVLTAALVGACLGFLPHNFNPARIFMGDSGSMLLGLLMATSTVAITGTVEPSTLEEARIMPAFLPLLLPLAVLALPLIDLMLAIIRRTRAGKMPWQPDKLHLHHRMLSLGHSHAGAVLILYFWTATVGFGVALFALVSPRKAILIGGTAVVFALFLTVGPRRWRRMAATAVPGAGPRTATVVIPAEPGLPRAADDPDLTTEPGGATKPSARQVRSPGATQDSTGDDRSDTHRDGAAVNSAMNGS, from the coding sequence GTGAGGGGTTACCTCTTCGTCCTCCTGATCGCCGCGACGGTCACCTACCTGACCACCCCGGCGGTCCGGCGCCTGTCCCGCCGGATGGGCGCGGTCACCGCCCCGCGTGAGCGCGACGTGCACACCGTGCCGATCCCGCGCCTGGGCGGCGCCGCCATCTATGCGGGCATCGCCATCGCGATGCTCACCGCGTCGCAGGTGAAGTTCTTCGAGGGGGTCTTCGACGGCCGTACGGCCTACGTGGCCCTGCTGTCGGCCGGCGCGGTCTGCCTGCTGGGCGTCTTCGACGACCTCTGGGAGCTGGACGCCGTGACCAAGGCGGCCGGGCAGATGCTCGCCGCCGGGATCATGGCCTGGCAGGGCATCCAGCTGGTCTCCCTGCCGATCTTCGGCACCTTCATCCCGAGCCGGATGCTCCTGATCTTCGTCACCGTGGTGGCGATCATGGTGACGATCAACGCGGTCAACTTCGTCGACGGGCTGGACGGGCTCGCGGCCGGGATGGTGGCGATCGCCGGGTCGGCGTTCTTCGTCTACTCGTACCTGCTCGCCCGTGACTCCTCGCCCAACGACTACGCCTCGCTGGCGTCCGTGCTCACCGCCGCCCTGGTCGGCGCGTGCCTGGGCTTCCTGCCGCACAACTTCAACCCGGCCCGGATCTTCATGGGCGACAGCGGCTCCATGCTGCTGGGCCTGCTGATGGCGACCTCCACGGTGGCGATCACCGGCACGGTCGAGCCCTCGACACTGGAAGAGGCCCGGATCATGCCGGCCTTCCTGCCGTTGCTGCTGCCGCTCGCCGTGCTCGCGCTACCACTCATCGATCTGATGCTGGCGATCATCCGACGCACCCGGGCGGGCAAGATGCCTTGGCAGCCGGACAAATTGCACCTGCACCACCGCATGCTGAGCCTCGGCCACAGCCACGCCGGCGCCGTGCTCATCCTCTACTTCTGGACGGCCACCGTCGGTTTCGGAGTGGCCCTGTTCGCGCTGGTGAGCCCGCGCAAGGCCATCCTGATCGGGGGCACGGCCGTGGTCTTCGCCCTCTTCCTCACGGTCGGCCCGCGCCGCTGGCGCCGGATGGCGGCCACCGCCGTCCCGGGGGCCGGGCCACGCACCGCAACCGTGGTGATCCCGGCCGAGCCGGGCCTGCCGCGGGCGGCGGACGACCCGGATCTCACCACCGAGCCCGGGGGAGCGACGAAACCGAGCGCACGCCAGGTTCGTTCACCCGGAGCGACCCAGGACTCCACCGGGGACGACCGTTCGGACACCCACCGTGACGGTGCCGCCGTGAACTCTGCAATGAACGGATCGTGA
- the atpB gene encoding F0F1 ATP synthase subunit A yields the protein MIHLAAGGGESYEAPTIAEFWQPLVGDGAFALTRSMVVFAVVAIVISVVLLSITSKLRVVPGKAQFLVEGTYGMVRNSLARDIIGAEKFKPFLPLLFALFTVILVNNLMGVTPFITFPTFSRIGYAIVLTAIVYFTYHGVWIARLGVIGWLKSFVPPGLPGWIVPFMWVLEFMTYVITRPLTLALRLFGNMFAGHFMLLIFTFGGEYLLFQASGFLPVTGALAYLFTLVMYGFEVVVQFLQAYVFVLLTCVYIAGAVADEH from the coding sequence GTGATTCATCTGGCCGCCGGCGGCGGCGAGAGCTACGAGGCTCCGACCATCGCCGAGTTCTGGCAGCCACTGGTCGGTGATGGCGCATTCGCCCTCACCCGCTCAATGGTCGTCTTCGCTGTCGTCGCCATTGTCATCTCGGTCGTGCTGCTGAGCATCACGTCGAAGCTCCGGGTGGTGCCGGGTAAGGCACAGTTCCTGGTCGAAGGCACCTACGGGATGGTCCGTAACAGCCTGGCGCGCGACATCATCGGCGCGGAGAAGTTCAAGCCGTTCCTGCCGCTGCTCTTCGCGTTGTTCACCGTCATCCTGGTGAACAACCTGATGGGCGTCACGCCGTTCATCACCTTCCCGACGTTCAGCCGCATCGGCTACGCCATCGTGCTGACCGCGATCGTCTACTTCACCTACCACGGTGTGTGGATCGCGCGGCTAGGTGTCATCGGCTGGCTGAAGAGCTTTGTGCCGCCGGGCCTTCCGGGCTGGATCGTTCCGTTCATGTGGGTCCTGGAGTTCATGACCTACGTGATCACCCGCCCGCTGACGCTCGCGCTGCGACTCTTCGGCAACATGTTCGCCGGTCACTTCATGCTGCTGATCTTCACCTTCGGCGGCGAGTACCTGCTCTTCCAAGCCTCGGGCTTCCTGCCTGTCACGGGTGCCCTGGCCTACCTCTTCACCCTCGTCATGTACGGCTTCGAGGTTGTTGTCCAGTTCCTCCAGGCGTACGTCTTCGTGCTCCTGACCTGTGTGTACATCGCCGGTGCCGTCGCCGACGAGCACTGA
- a CDS encoding F0F1 ATP synthase subunit delta, whose translation MAAQVRMQGPSRVALAAGQDRLELLLSSAGTDAARLAEDLFGVTNLVASNAALRRALTESSREADNRAALVARLLEGKVSGPAQDLVSGLVRSHWSNSADLTEALEGLAVSAELYSAEKAGRLDNVEDELFRFGRTVAGDVSLRDAFAIRTPGGERKRELVNALLSSKVAPETLRLAEQAATAPRGRRVEQVLEKFLEAAAARRRQLVAEVVAASPLTEGQRARLSTALRRLYGRDIRVNLDVDPEVMGGLRIMVAGELIDSTVLSRLNTAKRTIAG comes from the coding sequence ATGGCGGCGCAGGTGCGGATGCAGGGGCCGAGCCGGGTGGCACTCGCCGCCGGGCAGGACCGGCTGGAGCTGCTGTTGAGCTCGGCCGGCACCGACGCGGCCCGGCTCGCGGAGGACCTGTTCGGGGTCACGAACCTGGTGGCCTCCAACGCCGCCCTGCGCCGGGCCCTGACCGAGTCGTCCCGTGAGGCCGACAACCGCGCCGCCCTGGTGGCGCGGCTGCTCGAGGGCAAGGTCTCCGGACCCGCCCAGGACCTGGTCTCCGGACTGGTCCGTTCGCACTGGTCGAACTCCGCCGACCTCACCGAGGCGCTGGAAGGCCTGGCGGTCTCCGCCGAGCTGTACAGCGCCGAGAAGGCCGGGCGTCTCGACAATGTCGAGGACGAGCTGTTCCGTTTCGGCCGCACGGTCGCCGGCGATGTCTCGCTGCGTGACGCCTTCGCGATCCGGACCCCGGGTGGCGAGCGCAAGCGCGAGCTGGTCAACGCCTTGCTGAGCAGCAAGGTGGCGCCGGAGACGCTCCGTCTGGCCGAGCAGGCAGCTACTGCCCCGCGCGGCCGCCGGGTCGAGCAGGTGCTGGAGAAGTTCCTCGAGGCCGCCGCCGCCCGACGCCGCCAGCTGGTGGCAGAGGTCGTCGCTGCCTCACCGCTCACCGAGGGCCAGCGGGCCCGGCTCAGCACTGCGCTGCGCCGGCTCTACGGACGCGACATCCGGGTGAACCTGGACGTCGACCCCGAGGTGATGGGTGGGCTGCGCATCATGGTGGCCGGTGAACTCATCGACAGCACGGTCCTGAGCCGGCTGAACACCGCTAAGCGAACCATCGCAGGCTGA
- the thrB gene encoding homoserine kinase, giving the protein MSLDSAPVAGRGLLAHRRATVRVPATSANLGPGFDSMGLALALHDVVTLSPAASGLEVTVEGEGAGGVPLTEDHLVVRAVRAGFDHAGVPQPGIRLHCANSIPHGRGLGSSAAAVVAGLVAARGCLAEPEALDDATVLALATSLEGHPDNAAAALLGGCTISWLSPSGVPRAERVEVRADLDPVVCVPSGELSTNTARAMLPALVPHPDASFNAGRAALLVHALTRRPDLLLEATEDRLHQAQRAPAMPETAELVHRVRELGAAAVVSGAGPSVLVLGVRGEAIDAVNSALGGPTAHRWTVLRPGIDTVGSILATEGE; this is encoded by the coding sequence ATGTCGCTCGATTCCGCCCCGGTGGCCGGCCGGGGGCTGCTGGCCCACCGCCGCGCCACCGTGCGCGTGCCCGCCACCAGCGCCAATCTCGGCCCCGGCTTCGACAGCATGGGCCTGGCGCTGGCGCTCCACGACGTCGTCACCCTCAGCCCGGCCGCGTCCGGGCTGGAGGTGACGGTCGAGGGGGAGGGGGCCGGCGGCGTGCCCCTGACGGAGGACCACCTGGTCGTCCGGGCCGTCCGCGCCGGTTTCGACCACGCCGGGGTACCGCAGCCGGGTATTCGCCTTCACTGCGCCAACTCGATCCCGCACGGCCGGGGCCTGGGCTCGTCCGCCGCCGCGGTGGTGGCCGGTCTGGTCGCCGCCCGTGGCTGTCTGGCCGAGCCGGAGGCCCTGGACGACGCCACGGTGCTCGCCCTGGCCACGTCGCTCGAGGGGCACCCGGACAACGCCGCGGCCGCGCTGCTGGGCGGCTGCACGATCTCCTGGCTGTCGCCGAGCGGCGTCCCGCGCGCCGAACGGGTCGAGGTCCGGGCCGATCTCGACCCGGTGGTTTGCGTGCCGTCCGGCGAGCTGTCCACCAACACCGCGCGGGCGATGCTGCCTGCGCTCGTCCCGCACCCGGACGCGTCGTTCAACGCCGGGCGGGCCGCACTGCTGGTGCACGCCCTGACCCGGCGCCCCGATCTTCTGCTCGAGGCCACCGAAGATCGTCTGCACCAGGCGCAGCGGGCGCCCGCCATGCCGGAGACCGCCGAGCTCGTCCACCGGGTGCGTGAGCTCGGTGCGGCCGCCGTCGTCTCGGGGGCCGGCCCGTCCGTGCTCGTCCTGGGGGTCCGGGGCGAGGCGATCGACGCTGTGAATTCTGCCCTCGGCGGCCCGACCGCACACCGCTGGACCGTGCTGCGACCGGGAATCGATACGGTGGGATCGATTCTCGCTACAGAAGGTGAATGA
- the rpmE gene encoding 50S ribosomal protein L31, translating into MKADIHPQYVTTTVKCACGETFETRSTATSGTISTETCSACHPFYTGKQRILDTGGRVARFQARYGKKTADAEKTADAEK; encoded by the coding sequence ATGAAGGCCGACATTCACCCGCAGTACGTGACCACCACGGTCAAGTGCGCCTGCGGCGAGACTTTCGAGACCCGTAGCACCGCGACCAGCGGCACGATCTCCACCGAGACCTGCAGCGCCTGCCACCCGTTCTACACGGGCAAGCAGCGCATCCTGGACACCGGTGGCCGGGTCGCCCGCTTCCAGGCGCGTTACGGCAAGAAGACGGCCGACGCGGAGAAGACCGCCGACGCCGAGAAGTAG
- the atpE gene encoding ATP synthase F0 subunit C produces MTGNIAFLGYGIAAIGPGIGIGLIFAAYINGVARQPESRSVLQTIAFTGFALTEALAILGLVFAFLFKS; encoded by the coding sequence ATGACCGGCAACATCGCCTTCCTTGGCTACGGCATCGCTGCTATCGGTCCGGGTATCGGTATCGGCCTTATCTTCGCCGCGTACATCAACGGTGTGGCCCGCCAGCCGGAGTCCCGCAGCGTTCTTCAGACCATCGCCTTCACCGGCTTCGCCCTCACCGAGGCGCTGGCCATCCTGGGCCTGGTCTTCGCCTTCCTCTTCAAGTCCTGA
- a CDS encoding F0F1 ATP synthase subunit B, with amino-acid sequence MNSLVQIATAVEAEHEQATGWGTKLPLIPHPSEVVVSLVFFAIVYFVMRKYVVPRLEAVYAERTAEIEGGIEKAAQAQAEAAAALDEYQAQLAEARAEAGRIREEARVQGTQIVAELREQAQNEAARIIASAEAQIAAERQQAVVQLRSDVGALATDLASRIVGESLQDSARQSRVIDRFLDELEQSDTATTSRIS; translated from the coding sequence ATGAATTCACTAGTACAGATCGCAACTGCGGTCGAGGCCGAGCACGAGCAGGCGACTGGCTGGGGCACCAAGCTGCCGCTGATTCCGCACCCGTCGGAAGTTGTCGTCAGCCTCGTCTTCTTCGCCATCGTCTACTTCGTGATGCGCAAGTACGTCGTGCCGCGGCTGGAAGCCGTGTACGCCGAGCGCACCGCCGAGATCGAGGGCGGTATCGAGAAGGCGGCCCAGGCTCAGGCCGAGGCTGCCGCTGCCCTGGACGAGTACCAGGCGCAGCTGGCCGAGGCACGGGCCGAGGCCGGGCGTATTCGTGAGGAAGCCCGGGTCCAGGGCACGCAGATCGTTGCGGAACTGCGCGAGCAGGCCCAGAACGAGGCGGCCCGGATCATCGCGTCCGCAGAAGCGCAGATTGCTGCCGAGCGGCAGCAGGCTGTCGTTCAGCTGCGGTCCGATGTCGGTGCTCTGGCAACCGATCTCGCGTCGCGCATCGTCGGCGAGTCCCTTCAGGACTCGGCCCGTCAGTCGCGCGTGATCGACCGTTTCCTGGACGAGCTCGAGCAGTCCGACACGGCAACCACCAGCAGGATCTCCTGA
- the prmC gene encoding peptide chain release factor N(5)-glutamine methyltransferase, translating into MPELKHVLASATTLLSEAGVPSPSADANILVAHALGVERRDLARRVILGYELKPDETTQVAELLDRRSQRVPLQHLIGSTGFRRLELLVGPGVFIPRVETEWVAGLAVDAASALEDPLVVDLCTGSGAIALAVADEVPAARVVAVELDPPAVEWARRNIAALGSRVDLRAGDAVRADEHLLADLVGLVDVVVANPPYIPPDAEPTEPEVRDHDPVLALYGGGDDGLAVPRGVVATAARLLRPGGLLVMEHADVQGPGGRALTKAPDWVDVSTQRDLTGRDRALVARRSG; encoded by the coding sequence ATGCCCGAGCTGAAGCACGTTCTGGCCTCGGCCACCACCCTGTTGTCCGAGGCCGGGGTACCCTCGCCCTCGGCCGACGCGAACATCCTGGTGGCCCACGCCCTCGGGGTCGAGCGCCGCGACCTGGCCCGCCGGGTGATCCTCGGCTACGAGCTCAAGCCCGACGAAACCACCCAGGTGGCCGAGCTTCTCGACCGGCGCTCACAACGTGTTCCGCTGCAGCACCTGATCGGTTCGACCGGTTTCCGCCGACTTGAACTCCTGGTCGGGCCGGGCGTTTTCATCCCGCGGGTGGAGACCGAATGGGTGGCCGGCCTGGCCGTCGACGCCGCCTCCGCCCTGGAAGACCCGCTCGTCGTCGACCTGTGCACCGGCTCCGGCGCGATCGCCCTGGCGGTCGCCGACGAGGTGCCCGCGGCCCGGGTGGTCGCCGTCGAGCTGGACCCGCCCGCCGTGGAGTGGGCCCGCCGCAACATCGCGGCGCTGGGTTCCCGGGTGGACCTGCGAGCAGGGGACGCGGTGCGCGCCGACGAGCACCTGCTCGCCGATCTGGTGGGCCTGGTGGACGTGGTGGTCGCCAACCCGCCGTACATCCCGCCGGACGCCGAGCCCACCGAGCCGGAGGTCCGTGACCACGACCCGGTACTGGCGCTGTACGGGGGAGGGGACGACGGCCTCGCCGTCCCGCGCGGGGTGGTCGCGACCGCCGCCCGCCTGCTGCGTCCCGGTGGACTCCTGGTGATGGAGCACGCCGACGTCCAGGGCCCGGGGGGCCGGGCCCTGACCAAGGCCCCGGACTGGGTGGACGTGAGCACCCAGCGTGACCTGACCGGGCGCGACCGGGCGCTGGTGGCACGCCGGAGCGGTTGA
- the rho gene encoding transcription termination factor Rho, protein MSAAVDLSTLRLPQLQAVASQLNINGTARMRKAELLEAIRSHQSGGAAAAPPATRSRRAATAPAGAPARTRRTSAAAAAAAEPVAEAAAPAQEALIEAPAPKSTTTTGTNGRRSRAAAVAAPVEAEPAKAVEAPAEQPVAEAEPVERPTRGRGRNNRADRPDRADRPDRAERAERPDRAERSDRSDRSGGDRSESRPDGRDGSRENTRDSNRDGSSRTDSRDGGSRDSQSRNNSQARRNPVPVNVSNVSNDDDDDEDGRGRRRGRRFRDRKRGRGREGEPGQVDDVEVSDDDVVVPVAGILDVLDSYAFLRTSGYLPGPNDVYVSLGQVKKYNLRKGDAVTGAVRQPREGEQANQRQKFNALVRLDTINGSAPEEARNRPEFNKLTPLYPQERLRLETEPNIISTRIIDLVAPIGKGQRGLIVSPPKAGKTLILQAIANAITQNNPECHLMVVLVDERPEEVTDMQRTVKGEVIASTFDRPADDHTAVAELSIERAKRLVELGHDVVVLLDSITRLGRAYNLAAPASGRILSGGVDSSALYPPKRFFGAARNIEHGGSLTILATALVETGSKMDEVIFEEFKGTGNMEVRLSRQLADKRIFPAVDVNASSTRREEILMGKEELGVIYRLRRVMGALEAQQAIELLLDRTKKSSSNAEFLMQVQKTSPSGE, encoded by the coding sequence ATGTCGGCCGCCGTCGACCTCTCGACGCTTCGCCTGCCGCAGCTCCAGGCGGTCGCCTCGCAACTGAACATCAACGGCACGGCGCGCATGCGCAAGGCCGAGCTCCTCGAGGCGATCCGGAGCCACCAGAGTGGTGGCGCCGCAGCTGCCCCACCAGCAACCCGCTCCCGCAGGGCCGCCACCGCGCCCGCCGGGGCCCCGGCCCGCACGCGCCGCACCTCTGCCGCGGCTGCTGCCGCCGCTGAGCCCGTGGCCGAAGCCGCTGCCCCCGCGCAGGAAGCACTGATCGAGGCGCCGGCCCCGAAGAGCACCACGACGACCGGTACCAACGGCCGTCGCAGCCGGGCCGCCGCGGTCGCCGCTCCGGTCGAGGCCGAGCCGGCCAAGGCCGTCGAGGCCCCCGCCGAGCAGCCCGTCGCCGAGGCCGAGCCGGTCGAGCGTCCCACCCGTGGCCGGGGCCGGAACAACCGGGCCGACCGTCCTGACCGCGCCGACCGTCCTGACCGCGCCGAGCGGGCCGAACGTCCCGACCGCGCCGAGCGTTCCGACCGGTCCGACCGGTCCGGGGGCGACCGGTCGGAGTCTCGTCCGGACGGCCGTGACGGCAGCCGGGAGAACACCCGCGACAGCAACCGGGACGGCAGCAGCCGCACCGACAGTCGTGACGGTGGCAGCCGGGACAGTCAGAGCCGCAACAACTCCCAGGCCCGGCGCAACCCGGTCCCGGTCAACGTCAGCAATGTCAGCAACGACGACGACGATGACGAGGACGGCCGCGGTCGTCGCCGGGGTCGCCGGTTCCGTGACCGCAAGCGTGGCCGCGGTCGCGAGGGCGAGCCCGGTCAGGTCGACGACGTCGAGGTCAGCGACGACGACGTGGTCGTTCCGGTCGCGGGCATCCTCGACGTGCTCGACTCGTACGCGTTCCTGCGCACTTCCGGCTACCTGCCGGGCCCGAACGACGTCTACGTCTCGCTCGGCCAGGTGAAGAAGTACAACCTGCGCAAGGGTGACGCCGTCACCGGCGCCGTGCGCCAGCCGCGCGAGGGTGAGCAGGCCAACCAGCGCCAGAAGTTCAACGCGCTGGTCCGGCTCGACACGATCAACGGCAGTGCACCCGAAGAGGCGCGCAACCGGCCGGAGTTCAACAAGCTCACGCCGCTCTACCCGCAGGAGCGCCTGCGGCTGGAGACCGAGCCGAACATCATCTCCACCCGGATCATCGACCTGGTGGCGCCGATCGGTAAGGGCCAGCGTGGCCTGATCGTCTCCCCGCCGAAGGCCGGTAAGACGCTCATCCTGCAGGCGATCGCCAACGCGATCACGCAGAACAACCCCGAGTGCCACCTGATGGTCGTGCTCGTGGACGAGCGGCCCGAAGAGGTCACCGACATGCAGCGCACGGTGAAGGGTGAGGTCATCGCCTCCACCTTCGACCGTCCGGCCGACGACCACACGGCCGTCGCCGAGCTGTCCATCGAGCGGGCCAAGCGCCTGGTCGAGCTGGGCCACGACGTGGTCGTGCTGCTCGACTCGATCACCCGTCTGGGCCGCGCCTACAACCTGGCCGCCCCGGCCAGCGGGCGCATCCTCTCCGGTGGTGTCGACTCCAGCGCGCTGTACCCGCCGAAGCGGTTCTTCGGTGCCGCCCGGAACATCGAGCACGGTGGCTCGCTGACCATCCTCGCCACCGCCCTGGTCGAGACCGGCTCGAAGATGGACGAGGTGATCTTCGAGGAGTTCAAGGGCACCGGCAACATGGAGGTCCGCCTGTCGCGCCAGCTGGCCGACAAGCGCATCTTCCCGGCCGTCGACGTCAACGCCTCCAGCACCCGCCGGGAAGAAATCCTGATGGGCAAGGAAGAGCTGGGCGTCATCTACCGGCTGCGCCGGGTCATGGGCGCCCTCGAGGCCCAGCAGGCCATCGAGCTGCTGCTCGACCGCACCAAGAAGAGCTCGAGCAACGCCGAGTTCCTCATGCAGGTGCAGAAGACCTCGCCCTCCGGCGAATAG